From Deferrisoma camini S3R1, the proteins below share one genomic window:
- a CDS encoding HEAT repeat domain-containing protein, which produces MADPTRTNPDTDELLADLRSDDWRVRRAAAAALLTEDRPEAWRELLLRLRGVGDDPHLPAAAMQVLSAAGFDPGPAMEALTGDDRPEVRVYAAQLLAHLPGEEAFGLLTRLARDPDANVRFSALEALGIQGRPEALWPLVRALHSQDPFEMLPALGGLGALGDPLAEVPVLGSLGRPEVRAAAVDALAALGTERAVAPLVRLLVEADAGLAARVARALVAIAERADERHGGGSRVRKRAAEELAANPDAAERLCATAPAAAKREPRAVCRLLAWLPTAEGAQVLTGFLPDPDLRPHAVAALGTAGGDAAGFLVSLFSHPDSEVVAAALRAFRTLGRAEHARDLVALLDHADQTVRLLAAEALSILGEPSVVPALVERLGEPDPQVRLALVAAVNSLGGDRALDLVPPLLESDVPERREAAVRVLGYFGFPETAEAVLSRLDDPAPRVRLAAIEALPYLERPEAAERLRRVARAGDPVERRAAVRALRDAEGAEVETSLEAALDDPDPWVRLEALRSLRFRRAAGLAEAALRLATDPMPPVRIEALAVLGGVATPKAVAALIRGLDEAEPEVAAAAAEALGAARAPAAIEALIAAAEAGPAPVRRAAVEALGGWGEAVPTLAGLVRPDADPEARSAAFAALSATPSTWAAAVLADQVGLPSHRAEAEAALGRLARENPDCVAALLADPSSRRRRAAVVALGRARTDRAAGYLVDALSDSDPSVAAAAVNGLARSGLERQGVRQKIAALRTRAVDPLVRAACAEALGGGA; this is translated from the coding sequence ATGGCCGACCCGACCCGAACCAACCCCGACACCGACGAGCTCCTGGCCGACCTGCGCTCGGACGACTGGCGGGTGCGCAGGGCCGCTGCCGCAGCCCTTCTGACGGAGGACCGGCCGGAGGCATGGCGGGAGCTCCTGCTGCGCCTGCGCGGCGTCGGCGACGACCCCCACCTGCCCGCAGCGGCCATGCAGGTGCTCTCCGCGGCCGGGTTCGACCCCGGCCCCGCCATGGAGGCGCTGACCGGGGACGACCGGCCCGAGGTGAGGGTGTACGCGGCCCAGTTGCTCGCCCACCTGCCGGGGGAGGAGGCGTTCGGTCTGTTGACCCGGCTGGCCCGCGATCCGGACGCGAACGTGCGGTTCTCGGCCCTGGAGGCCCTGGGGATCCAGGGCCGGCCCGAGGCCTTGTGGCCCCTGGTCCGGGCGCTGCACAGCCAGGACCCCTTCGAGATGCTGCCGGCCCTGGGGGGGCTGGGGGCCCTGGGCGATCCCCTGGCCGAGGTTCCCGTGCTGGGGTCCCTGGGCCGGCCCGAGGTGCGGGCCGCGGCCGTGGACGCCCTGGCCGCCCTGGGCACGGAGCGCGCCGTGGCCCCGCTGGTGCGCCTGCTGGTGGAGGCCGACGCCGGCCTGGCGGCCCGGGTGGCGAGGGCCCTGGTCGCGATCGCCGAACGGGCCGACGAGCGCCACGGCGGCGGCTCGCGCGTCCGGAAGCGCGCGGCCGAGGAGCTGGCGGCGAACCCGGACGCGGCCGAACGCCTGTGCGCCACGGCGCCGGCCGCGGCGAAACGGGAGCCCCGCGCGGTATGCCGCCTGCTGGCGTGGCTGCCCACCGCCGAAGGCGCCCAGGTCCTGACCGGTTTCCTGCCGGATCCGGACCTTCGGCCCCATGCCGTGGCAGCCCTGGGCACGGCCGGAGGCGACGCCGCTGGGTTCTTGGTCTCCCTGTTCTCCCACCCCGACTCCGAGGTGGTGGCCGCCGCGCTTCGGGCGTTCCGGACGCTGGGCCGCGCGGAGCACGCCCGCGACCTGGTGGCGCTCCTGGACCACGCCGACCAGACGGTCCGGCTGCTGGCGGCCGAGGCGTTGTCCATCCTCGGCGAGCCCTCGGTGGTGCCCGCCCTGGTGGAACGCCTGGGGGAGCCGGACCCCCAGGTCCGCCTGGCCCTGGTGGCCGCGGTGAACTCCCTGGGCGGGGACCGGGCCCTGGACCTGGTGCCGCCGCTCCTGGAGAGCGACGTGCCGGAACGCCGGGAGGCCGCCGTGCGGGTCCTGGGGTACTTCGGGTTCCCCGAGACCGCCGAGGCGGTGCTGTCCCGCCTGGACGACCCGGCACCGCGGGTGCGGCTGGCCGCCATCGAAGCCCTCCCCTATCTGGAGCGGCCCGAGGCCGCCGAGAGGCTCCGGCGGGTGGCCCGGGCCGGGGACCCGGTGGAACGGCGCGCGGCGGTGCGGGCCCTGCGCGACGCCGAGGGGGCGGAGGTGGAGACCTCGCTGGAGGCCGCCCTCGACGACCCGGACCCCTGGGTGCGGCTGGAGGCGTTGCGGAGCCTCCGGTTCCGGCGCGCCGCCGGCCTGGCGGAGGCCGCGCTCCGGCTCGCCACCGACCCCATGCCGCCGGTGCGCATCGAGGCCCTGGCCGTGCTGGGAGGGGTGGCCACCCCGAAGGCCGTGGCGGCCCTGATCCGAGGCCTGGACGAGGCCGAGCCCGAGGTGGCGGCGGCCGCCGCCGAGGCCCTGGGGGCCGCCCGCGCCCCGGCCGCGATCGAGGCGCTCATTGCCGCGGCCGAGGCCGGCCCGGCGCCGGTGCGGCGGGCCGCGGTGGAGGCCCTGGGGGGATGGGGCGAGGCGGTTCCGACCCTGGCGGGCCTGGTGCGCCCCGATGCCGATCCGGAGGCGCGTTCGGCCGCGTTCGCGGCGCTCTCGGCCACCCCCTCGACCTGGGCCGCGGCGGTGCTGGCCGACCAGGTGGGGCTGCCGTCCCACCGGGCCGAGGCCGAGGCCGCGTTGGGGCGCCTGGCCAGGGAGAACCCCGACTGCGTGGCGGCTCTGCTGGCCGACCCATCGTCCCGCCGCCGCCGGGCGGCCGTCGTGGCCCTGGGCCGGGCCCGTACCGACCGGGCGGCCGGGTACCTGGTGGACGCCCTGTCGGACTCGGATCCGTCGGTGGCGGCCGCCGCGGTGAACGGGCTGGCCCGCTCGGGCCTCGAACGGCAAGGGGTGCGGCAGAAGATCGCGGCCCTGCGGACCCGGGCGGTGGATCCCCTGGTGCGGGCGGCCTGCGCCGAGGCCTTGGGAGGCGGGGCGTGA
- a CDS encoding methyl-accepting chemotaxis protein, which yields MAERTPKGKRQPAPSTQAEQLLSAANELAAAFQEALAQAEAVTTGVDQTGAAAEEFARTTDRLSKAAESLASAAAEIQSSMEEMRQSLQHVASDTNELASNVEETGTSVEEMARGIESLASDGRELKAAAARFSEGARTMRAVADDMVRAAEANASAVNETGAAIEQVAESAKAVAADADRMRQEAGSARDAVAAFAHGVRELDRNAADMGTGVEETAAAMEEMTRSLETTDRMAEEMARQAEASGSAANELAASVEEVSRTVETMVRSVEAAADRVAGAARFVDETARTAEAVGTLMDQAATAGEEVDRSVQRSAEVLEAVAREADAAVSAARQGSERIAGALGAFGAVEESMGRSAGAVRQVEAQGEEVGEIVGTIALLAERTNLLSLNASIEAARAGEHGRGFAVVAEEIRNLADRSAQATAEIRGIIKALQQSVRQAVTTMDEASRTAREGAAGAAQARESLARIVEVVDSLAGRVSMARQGAEEQLRATRDLIGRVREVRSRGDALVQGAKSQVGPVGEAAAETERVRKMVAEIRAVAADQARSAQTIVTNTRTTAEAVARVRAAVAEQTQAAKQVAEAMANMRKSVVSTVKSLSDQSAGADQVTRAVDATATLVEKVSQAVREQTAAANQIAQAVGDMQRQARTAERLGAAVAETGNRIGAEAEALTELAARVGSGLEAQAAAAGQVAKAVVEMRRLAAQTARATQEQARTVEAVAAEAQRLADSAEAQARTVEDQSRTAAELATAVHNLRQGIRELGRLFRDQTATVERLEEAATSEEG from the coding sequence ATGGCTGAACGGACCCCCAAGGGCAAACGGCAGCCCGCCCCGTCCACCCAGGCCGAGCAGCTGCTCTCGGCGGCCAACGAGCTGGCCGCTGCGTTCCAGGAGGCGCTGGCCCAGGCCGAGGCCGTGACCACCGGTGTGGACCAGACCGGGGCCGCGGCCGAGGAGTTCGCCCGCACCACCGACCGGCTGTCCAAGGCCGCCGAGTCCCTGGCCTCGGCCGCGGCGGAGATCCAGTCGTCCATGGAGGAGATGCGCCAGTCGCTCCAGCATGTGGCGAGCGACACGAACGAGCTGGCCTCGAACGTGGAGGAGACCGGCACCTCGGTGGAGGAGATGGCCCGCGGCATCGAGTCGCTGGCGTCGGATGGAAGGGAGCTCAAGGCGGCGGCAGCGCGGTTCTCCGAAGGGGCGCGGACGATGAGGGCCGTGGCCGACGACATGGTCCGGGCGGCCGAGGCCAACGCCTCGGCCGTGAACGAGACCGGCGCGGCCATCGAGCAGGTGGCCGAGAGCGCCAAGGCCGTGGCGGCCGACGCCGACCGCATGCGCCAGGAGGCCGGTAGCGCCCGGGATGCCGTGGCCGCGTTCGCCCACGGGGTGCGGGAGCTCGACCGAAACGCGGCCGACATGGGGACCGGGGTGGAGGAGACCGCGGCCGCCATGGAGGAGATGACCCGGTCCCTGGAGACCACCGACCGGATGGCCGAGGAGATGGCCCGCCAGGCCGAGGCGTCGGGGTCTGCGGCCAACGAGCTGGCCGCGTCGGTGGAGGAGGTGTCGCGCACCGTGGAGACCATGGTGCGCTCGGTGGAGGCGGCGGCCGATCGGGTGGCCGGGGCGGCCCGGTTCGTGGACGAGACCGCCCGCACGGCCGAGGCGGTGGGAACGTTGATGGACCAGGCCGCCACGGCCGGCGAGGAGGTGGACCGCTCGGTCCAGCGCAGCGCCGAGGTGCTCGAGGCGGTGGCGCGGGAGGCCGACGCGGCCGTATCGGCGGCCCGGCAGGGCAGCGAGCGGATCGCCGGAGCCCTGGGCGCGTTCGGGGCGGTGGAGGAGTCCATGGGCCGGTCGGCCGGGGCCGTGCGGCAGGTGGAGGCCCAGGGCGAGGAGGTGGGCGAGATCGTGGGCACCATCGCCCTGCTGGCCGAGCGCACGAACCTGCTGTCGCTGAACGCCAGCATCGAGGCGGCCCGGGCCGGGGAGCACGGCCGGGGGTTCGCGGTGGTGGCCGAGGAGATCCGGAACCTGGCGGACCGGTCGGCCCAGGCCACGGCCGAGATCCGGGGCATCATCAAGGCCCTGCAGCAGAGCGTGCGCCAGGCGGTGACCACCATGGACGAGGCCTCCCGCACGGCCCGCGAGGGGGCCGCCGGCGCGGCCCAGGCCCGGGAGAGCCTGGCGCGGATCGTGGAGGTGGTGGACTCGCTGGCCGGCCGGGTGTCCATGGCCCGGCAGGGGGCCGAGGAGCAGCTCCGGGCCACCCGGGACCTGATCGGGCGGGTGCGCGAGGTCCGGTCCCGGGGGGACGCCCTGGTGCAGGGGGCGAAGTCCCAGGTGGGGCCCGTGGGCGAGGCGGCCGCCGAGACGGAACGGGTGCGGAAGATGGTTGCCGAGATCCGGGCCGTGGCGGCGGACCAGGCCCGATCGGCCCAGACCATCGTCACGAACACCCGCACCACGGCCGAGGCCGTCGCCCGGGTGCGCGCGGCCGTGGCGGAGCAGACCCAGGCCGCCAAGCAGGTGGCCGAGGCCATGGCCAACATGCGCAAGTCCGTGGTGTCCACCGTGAAGAGCCTGTCCGACCAGTCTGCCGGGGCCGACCAGGTCACCCGGGCCGTGGATGCCACCGCGACATTGGTGGAGAAGGTGTCTCAGGCGGTGCGGGAGCAGACCGCGGCGGCCAACCAGATCGCCCAGGCGGTGGGGGACATGCAGCGTCAGGCGCGCACGGCCGAGCGGCTGGGCGCGGCCGTGGCCGAGACGGGCAACCGGATCGGCGCCGAGGCCGAGGCCCTCACCGAGCTGGCGGCCCGGGTGGGCTCGGGGCTCGAGGCCCAGGCCGCGGCCGCCGGGCAGGTGGCCAAGGCCGTGGTCGAGATGCGCCGCCTGGCGGCGCAGACGGCCCGGGCCACCCAGGAGCAGGCGAGAACCGTGGAGGCCGTGGCGGCCGAGGCGCAGCGGCTGGCCGACAGCGCCGAAGCCCAGGCCCGCACGGTGGAGGACCAGAGCCGGACGGCCGCGGAGCTGGCCACCGCGGTCCACAACCTGCGCCAGGGGATCCGGGAGCTCGGCCGGCTGTTTCGGGACCAGACCGCCACGGTCGAGCGGCTGGAGGAGGCCGCGACGTCCGAGGAGGGCTAG
- a CDS encoding chemotaxis protein CheW, protein MAKIGEIRKKKTAARKPRTPKPAPAEKAEKKKDAAPAEPPETPPPPEEPDGPGAGPPPTGAGEAFEVLVFRVAENRYAIRLEEVERVEMPEHVTRVPRTPDYVLGVVTVRGEPVPAVDFRRLFGLEPRPWDLSTRLLVVRVAGRRVGFVVDEARSVRRIRGDEVLPPPEMIHGLAGDYLVGIVRRPEETLLVVNLTQVLALADRGGREAVMQMTSAKGGTDG, encoded by the coding sequence ATGGCCAAGATCGGTGAGATCCGAAAGAAGAAGACGGCCGCCCGAAAACCGCGCACCCCCAAACCGGCTCCGGCGGAGAAGGCGGAGAAGAAGAAGGACGCCGCCCCGGCGGAGCCGCCCGAGACGCCGCCTCCGCCTGAGGAGCCCGACGGGCCCGGGGCGGGGCCCCCTCCGACCGGGGCCGGGGAGGCGTTCGAGGTCCTGGTGTTCCGGGTGGCGGAGAACCGCTACGCCATCCGGCTGGAGGAGGTGGAACGGGTGGAGATGCCCGAGCACGTGACCCGGGTGCCCCGCACGCCCGACTACGTGCTGGGGGTGGTCACGGTGCGGGGCGAGCCCGTGCCCGCCGTGGACTTCCGGCGCCTGTTCGGGCTGGAACCCCGGCCTTGGGACCTGTCCACCCGCCTGCTGGTGGTGCGCGTCGCAGGCCGCAGGGTGGGGTTCGTGGTGGACGAGGCCCGGTCGGTGCGCCGGATCCGGGGCGACGAGGTGCTCCCGCCGCCCGAGATGATCCACGGGCTGGCCGGCGACTACCTGGTGGGGATCGTGCGGCGGCCCGAGGAGACGCTGCTGGTGGTGAACCTGACCCAGGTGCTGGCCCTGGCCGACCGGGGGGGCCGGGAGGCCGTGATGCAGATGACGTCCGCAAAAGGAGGAACCGATGGCTGA